One segment of Nothobranchius furzeri strain GRZ-AD chromosome 13, NfurGRZ-RIMD1, whole genome shotgun sequence DNA contains the following:
- the LOC129163937 gene encoding extracellular calcium-sensing receptor-like: MEIWTLFISLSVVGISLDPLSVAVFCILLDGQKGIIETLTQDSFSAKASTMKCTLQGTPRLPAFSKDGDFVIGGAFLIHNTMQTALYNYTTKPDSLMCKGSFNGRDLRFSRAMIFAIEEINNSTELLPGINVGYQIYDNCASVLVATQVAFELLNRQDPVFYKDSDCSQNGAVTAVVGASESTPSIIMSRIIGSFNIPQVSHFATCACLSDKKQFPTFFRTVPSDQYQSDALAKLVKHFGWTWIGAVHSDSDYGNYGMASFLAAAKKEGICVEYIVSFFRTDPQSKIQRVADVIRRSTAMVVVAFTAAGDTPVLLEELAREPPPPHQWIGTEGWITDQQLLGYSFCAGAIGVTIPKAVIPGLREFLLDLSPSEVVSSPVLTEFWEDAFQCTLTKEMDSAKRLCDGTEDIRKLKNPYTDTSQLRATNMVYKAVYAIVHAIHKAVCHDKNSTTKCEPNITLESKQILTELQKVNFSRNGYPVSFDSNGDPVAFYELINWQKSDNGNIELVTVGYYDASRPKGQQFHINTNISWVERSTQVPVSLCSKRCLPGTHKILQKGKPICCYDCIPCPEGEISNTTDSPDCFPCPSESWPNAQRDACFPKPVEFLSYDEVLAIILAAFSVSGACLAIITAAIFFHHRTTPIVRANNSELSFLLLFSLTLCFLCSLTFIGAPSDWSCMLRHTAFGITFVLCISCVLGKTVVVLMAFKATLPGSNVMKCPPFPMKNLSTYKEKIILECALGSAVGFWAVLGYIGLLAVFCFVLAVLARKLPDNFNEAKLITFSMLIFCAVWLTFIPAYVSSPGKFTVAVEIFAILASSFGLILCIFAPKCFIILFQPEKNSKKCLMNKN, translated from the exons ATGGAGATTTGGACACTTTTTATTAGTTTGAGTGTAGTAGGGATTTCCTTGGATCCACTGTCCGTTGCTGTCTTTTGCATTCTGCTGGATGGTCAGAAAGGAATCATTGAGACTCTAACTCAAGACAGTTTCAGTGCCAAGGCTTCAACAATGAAATGTACTTTGCAGGGTACACCTCGTTTACCTGCATTCTCAAAGGATGGTGACTTTGTTATTGGTGGTGCTTTCCTAATACACAACACAATGCAAACAGCGCTTTACAACTACACAACCAAACCTGATTCTCTGATGTGCAAAGGAAG CTTTAACGGTCGGGACCTGCGTTTTTCTCGTGCGATGATTTTTGCCATTGAGGAGATAAACAACAGCACAGAGCTGCTGCCAGGCATTAACGTTGGATACCAGATCTATGATAACTGTGCTTCAGTACTTGTGGCAACTCAAGTAGCATTTGAACTGTTGAATCGTCAGGATCCTGTGTTTTACAAAGACAGCGATTGTTCTCAGAATGGTGCAGTGACGGCTGTTGTTGGAGCCTCTGAATCCACACCATCCATCATCATGTCACGCATCATTGGGTCCTTCAACATCCCTCAG GTCAGCCACTTTGCCACATGTGCCTGCCTGTCAGATAAGAAGCAGTTCCCAACGTTTTTCAGAACAGTTCCCAGTGACCAGTATCAATCGGACGCACTGGCCAAGCTGGTGAAACACTTTGGCTGGACTTGGATAGGTGCTGTCCACTCAGATTCAGACTATGGAAATTATGGGATGGCATCGTTTCTTGCTGCAGCAAAGAAAGAGGGGATCTGTGTGGAGTACATTGTGTCCTTCTTTCGAACCGACCCACAGAGCAAGATCCAGAGAGTAGCTGATGTCATCCGCAG GTCAACAGCAATGGTTGTTGTAGCATTTACAGCTGCAGGAGACACACCTGTTCTGTTAGAGGAGCTGGCACGAGAACCCCCACCTCCTCATCAGTGGATAGGAACTGAGGGATGGATAACTGACCAACAACTGCTGGGCTACAGTTTCTGTGCAGGAGCCATTGGAGTTACTATTCCTAAAGCTGTTATCCCAGGTCTGAGGGAGTTTTTACTGGATCTTTCCCCCAGTGAGGTTGTCTCCTCCCCAGTGCTGACAGAGTTCTGGGAAGATGCATTCCAATGCACTCTGACTAAAG AAATGGACTCGGCCAAACGACTGTGTGATGGCACTGAAGACATCAGAAAGCTCAAGAACCCGTACACTGATACATCTCAGCTGAGAGCTACTAACATGGTGTACAAGGCTGTTTATGCAATTGTTCATGCGATTCACAAGGCAGTGTGTCACGATAAGAATTCCACCACTAAGTGTGAGCCAAATATCACATTGGAGTCCAAACAG ATTTTAACTGAACTACAAAAAGTCAACTTTTCTCGTAATGGTTATCCTGTGTCCTTCGATTCAAATGGAGATCCTGTAGCTTTTTATGAGCTGATCAATTGGCAGAAAAGTGACAATGGAAATATCGAGCTGGTAACAGTAGGGTACTATGATGCATCACGGCCAAAAGGCCAGCAGTTTCACATCAACACGAATATATCCTGGGTGGAGAGAAGTACACAA GTACCGGTATCATTGTGCTCCAAGAGATGTCTACCAGGAACCCATAAAATATTACAGAAAGGAAAACCCATCTGCTGCTATGATTGTATACCATGTCCTGAAGGAGAGATTAGTAACACGACAG ATTCTCCAGACTGTTTCCCGTGTCCCAGTGAATCGTGGCCTAATGCACAAAGAGACGCTTGTTTCCCCAAACCTGTGGAGTTTCTTTCCTATGATGAAGTCCTGGCAATCATCCTGGCTGCATTCTCTGTTAGTGGGGCCTGTCTGGCCATCATAACAGCAGCTATTTTCTTTCATCACAGAACAACTCCAATTGTCAGAGCCAACAACTCTGAGctgagcttcctgctgctcttctctCTGACTCTGTGTTTCTTATGTTCATTAACTTTCATCGGAGCTCCCTCTGATTGGTCCTGCATGCTGCGACACACAGCGTTTGGTATCACCTTTGTTCTCTGTATCTCCTGTGTTCTTGGGAAAACTGTAGTGGTTTTAATGGCCTTTAAAGCTACACTTCCAGGTAGTAATGTCATGAAATG CCCTCCATTCCCAATGAAGAATCTGAGCACATACAAGGAGAAGATCATCCTGGAATGTGCATTAGGTTCTGCTGTTGGGTTCTGGGCTGTGCTCGGGTACATTGGCCTgctggctgttttctgctttgtgttagctgttctagctcggaaactacctgataattttaatgaagccaagctgataaccttcagcatgctgatattctgtgcagtgtggctcaccttcatcCCAGCATATGTCAGCTCTCCTGGAAAATTTACTGTAGCTGTGGAGATATTTGCTATTCTGGCCTCCAGTTTTGGACTGATTCTGTGTATATTTGCTCCAAAGTGTTTCATCATCTTATTTCAGCCTGAGAAGAACTCTAAGAAGTGTTTAATGaacaaaaactaa
- the LOC107374571 gene encoding extracellular calcium-sensing receptor-like produces MKCTLQGTPRSPAFSKEGDFVIGGAFFIHYSMQTVTYSYTTKPDTLMCTGSFNGRDLRFSRAMIFAIEEINNSTELLPGINVGYQIYDNCASVLVATQVAFELLNRQDPVFYKDSNCSQNGAVTAVIGSSESTPSIIMSRIIGALNIPLVSHFATCICLSNKQQFPTFFRTIPSDQFQADALAKLVKHFGWTWIGAVHSDSDYGNYGMASFLAAAQREGICVEYSVSFFRTDPRSKIQRVADVIRRSTAMVVVAYTAPGDTPVLLEELARDPPPPHQWIGTEGWITDQQLMGYSFCAGAFGVAIPKSVIPGLREFLLDLSPSEVASSPVLSEFWEDAFQCTLIKDAVSSKRVCDGTEDVRKLKNPYTDTSQLRVTNMVYKAVYAIAHAIHNAVCHKTNLTIKCDKHNKLESKTVLTELKKVSFTHNGYPVSFDANGDPVAFYELVNWQKRESGVIELVTVGYYDASLPKGREFRIIRDITWFDGSSQLPASVCSESCTPGTRKMLQKGKPVCCYDCIPCPEGEISNTTDSPDCSPCPSELWPNAQRDACFPKPVEFLSYDEVLAIILAAFSVSGACLAIITAAIFFHHRTTPIVRANNSELSFLLLFSLTLCFLCSLTFIGAPSDWSCMLRHTAFGITFVLCISCVLGKTVVVLMAFKATLPGSNAMKWFGPPQQRMTVVFFTFIQIIICTVWLLLSPPFPMKNLSTYKEKIILECALGSAVGFWAVLGYIGLLAVFCFVLAVLARKLPDNFNEAKLITFSMLIFCAVWLTFIPAYVSSPGKLTVAVEIFAILASSFGLILCIFAPKCFIILFQPEKNSKKSLMNKN; encoded by the exons ATGAAATGTACTTTGCAGGGTACACCTCGTTCACCTGCATTCTCAAAGGAAGGTGACTTTGTTATCGGAGGTGCTTTTTTCATTCATTACTCAATGCAAACTGTGACTTACAGCTACACAACCAAACCTGATACTCTGATGTGCACAGGAAG CTTTAACGGTCGGGACCTGCGTTTTTCTCGTGCGATGATTTTTGCCATTGAGGAGATAAACAACAGCACAGAGCTGCTGCCAGGCATTAATGTTGGATACCAGATCTATGATAACTGTGCTTCAGTACTTGTGGCAACTCAAGTAGCATTTGAACTGTTAAATCGTCAGGATCCTGTGTTTTACAAAGACAGCAATTGTTCCCAGAATGGTGCAGTGACGGCTGTCATCGGATCCTCTGAATCCACACCATCTATCATCATGTCACGCATCATTGGGGCCTTAAACATCCCCTTG GTCAGCCACTTTGCTACTTGCATCTGTTTGTCAAACAAGCAGCAGTTCCCAACGTTTTTCCGAACAATTCCCAGTGACCAGTTCCAGGCTGATGCACTGGCCAAGCTGGTGAAACACTTTGGCTGGACTTGGATAGGTGCTGTCCACTCAGACTCAGACTATGGAAATTATGGGATGGCATCGTTTCTTGCTGCAGCGCAGAGAGAGGGAATCTGTGTGGAATATTCTGTGTCCTTCTTTCGAACCGACCCACGTAGCAAGATCCAGAGGGTTGCTGATGTCATCCGCAG GTCAACAGCAATGGTTGTAGTAGCATATACAGCCCCTGGAGATACGCCTGTTCTATTAGAGGAGTTGGCTCGAGATCCTCCGCCACCGCATCAGTGGATAGGAACTGAGGGCTGGATAACTGACCAACAACTCATGGGCTACAGTTTCTGTGCAGGAGCCTTTGGAGTTGCTATTCCAAAGTCAGTCATTCCGGGACTGAGAGAGTTTTTACTGGATCTTTCCCCCAGTGAGGTAGCCTCCTCCCCAGTGCTTTCTGAATTCTGGGAAGATGCATTCCAATGTACATTAATAAAAG ATGCTGTCTCAAGTAAAAGAGTGTGTGATGGAACTGAAGATGTAAGAAAACTCAAGAACCCGTACACTGACACATCTCAATTAAGAGTTACAAACATGGTGTACAAGGCTGTCTATGCAATAGCTCATGCTATTCACAATGCAGTGTGTCACAAAACCAATCTCACGATTAAGTGTGACAAACACAACAAACTGGAGTCAAAAACG GTTTTAACTGAACTAAAGAAAGTAAGCTTTACCCACAATGGATATCCCGTGTCTTTCGATGCTAATGGAGATCCTGTAGCTTTTTATGAGCTGGTCAACTGGCAGAAGAGAGAGAGTGGAGTTATTGAGCTGGTAACAGTAGGGTACTATGATGCATCACTGCCTAAAGGACGGGAGTTCCGTATAATTAGGGATATAACCTGGTTTGATGGCAGCTCACAG CTGCCAGCATCAGTGTGTTCAGAGAGTTGTACCCCTGGGACACGCAAAATGCTGCAGAAAGGAAAACCAGTATGTTGCTATGATTGTATACCATGTCCTGAAGGAGAGATTAGTAACACAACAG ATTCTCCAGACTGTTCCCCGTGTCCCAGTGAATTGTGGCCTAATGCACAAAGAGACGCTTGTTTCCCCAAACCTGTGGAGTTTCTTTCCTATGATGAAGTCCTGGCAATCATCCTGGCTGCATTCTCTGTTAGTGGGGCCTGTCTGGCCATCATAACAGCAGCTATTTTCTTTCATCACAGAACAACTCCAATTGTCAGAGCCAACAACTCTGAGctgagcttcctgctgctcttctctCTGACTCTGTGTTTCTTATGTTCATTAACTTTCATCGGAGCTCCCTCTGATTGGTCCTGCATGCTGCGACACACAGCGTTTGGTATCACCTTTGTTCTCTGTATCTCCTGTGTTCTTGGCAAAACTGTAGTGGTTTTAATGGCCTTTAAAGCTACACTTCCAGGTAGTAATGCCATGAAATGGTTTGGGCCTCCACAGCAAAGAATGACTGTTGTGTTTTTCACATTTATTCAAATTATAATCTGTACTGTGTGGCTGTTACTCAGCCCTCCATTCCCAATGAAGAATCTGAGCACATACAAGGAGAAGATCATCCTGGAATGTGCATTAGGTTCTGCTGTTGGGTTCTGGGCTGTGCTCGGGTACATTGGCCTgctggctgttttctgctttgtgttagctgttctagctcggaaactacctgataattttaatgaagccaagctgataaccttcagcatgctgatattctgtgcagtgtggctcaccttcatcCCAGCATATGTCAGCTCTCCTGGAAAATTGACTGTAGCTGTGGAGATATTTGCTATTCTGGCCTCCAGTTTTGGACTGATTCTGTGTATATTTGCTCCAAAGTGTTTCATCATCTTATTTCAGCCTGAGAAGAACTCTAAGAAATCTTTGATGAACAAGaactaa